TTGCGCAGCGCTTTGGCCTCGATCTGGCGGATGCGCTCGCGCGTCACGCCGAACTCTTGACCGACCTCTTCGAGCGTACGCTGATGGCCGTCTTCCAACCCGAAGCGTAGCACGAGCACTTTGCGTTCGCGCTCGGTGAGGTTGAGCAAGACGTCGCCCATCTTCTGCTTGAGCATGGTCACAGACGCTGCCTCGGCGGGCGCGACCGCGTCCGGATCCTCGATAAAATCGCCCAGATGGCTGTCTTCCTCTTCGCCGATCGGCGTCTCGAGCGAGATCGGCTCTTGCGCGATCTTCATGACCTCGCGCACTTTGTCGGACGTCAGCCCCATCTCGCGCGCGATCTCCTCGACCGACGGGTCGCGGCCAAGCTCTTGCAGCAGCTGGCGCGAGATTTTCACCAGCCGGTTGATCGTCTCGACCATGTGCACCGGGATGCGAATCGTGCGGGCTTGGTCGGCTAGCGCGCGTGTGATGGCTTGGCGGATCCACCACGTCGCGTACGTGGAGAACTTGTAGCCCTTCTTGTAGTCGAATTTCTCGACGGCGCGGATCAGGCCCAGATTGCCTTCCTGGATCAGATCCAGGAACAGCATGCCGCGGCCGACGTACTTCTTGGCGATGCTCACGACCAGGCGCAGATTCGCTTCGGTGAGATCGCGTTTGGCGAGATCGCCCGTCTCGAGGATCTGTATGTCCGCGGCTTGGCCGGTCACGCGCGCGCGTTCGCGCTCTTCCTCGGCGCGCTCGATCTTCTTGGCGAGATCCTGCTCTTGCGCCATCCCGAGCAGCGGCACGCGGCCGATCTCCTTGAGATACATGCGCACGGGATCGTCGAGCGCGATGCCCGCCGGAACCGGGATCTCGGCTTCGACTTCGGGCTCGGGGGCAGCGGCCTCGGCCGGCTCGGCCGGTTCGTCTTCCTCGATGGCGACCAGGTCGGGCATCTCGGTGATCTCGATGCCCTGCCCCATGATCTCTTCGACCAGCTCGTTGCCCTTTTCCGGATCGTCCTCGTCGTACGCCGCGGAGATGGCCGCGACTTCGTCATAGGTGACGAAGCCCTGCGCTTTGCCGCGCGCGACCAATGCTTTGACGGCGGCTTCGCGCGGAATCGTCGGAGCAGCGGGGGGTTGACCGTTGGTGGGCGCGCTTGCGGGGGCGACCGGCGCGGAGGGCGGCGCAGTCTTGACCTTCGGCTTCTTGCCGGGACTCATAGCGTGTTCGTCAACCCTCCTTTCCGTGTGTATCGCCTGACGGTCCGCGCAACGACGCCGCCAGCGCGTTGTATTCCTCGCGCAACGGTTCCGGCACGGCTCGGTCCGATGTGATGAGCCTGTTAATTTCTGCGTCGATGAACGAAAGCCTCCGCTCCTGTCGCCTGCGCTCAAACCGTTGCGCGATAAGCGCGAGCCTGCGCTCGTCGTCCTCGTGCGGCAAGGGCGGTGACGCCAGCGTCATGCGCGTCAGCTCCGCGACCAGCGGATCGTCCGCGAAGACGGTGAGCGGATTGAGGCCGTTTTCGAAATCGCGCGCATGTGCGGTGAGCCGTTCGAAGACCGAGCGCAGCTCGGCATCTTCGAAGTCGTCTGCGCTGAACTGCTCGAGCGCCGACGGCAGCAACGCCGGGCGGCTGAGGATGAGCGCGAGCACGTCGCGCTCGGTCGAGATCCGCTGCGTGATGGCCGGCGCGCGCCGGACCGGCGCGCCGTCGGACTGCAAGCGCGGATTTTGTGCCGGCACGCGCGTCTGGCGCATGGCTGCTTCGCTGACGTCGAGGCGGCGCGCCATCGCCC
The sequence above is drawn from the Candidatus Eremiobacteraceae bacterium genome and encodes:
- the rpoD gene encoding RNA polymerase sigma factor RpoD, whose translation is MSPGKKPKVKTAPPSAPVAPASAPTNGQPPAAPTIPREAAVKALVARGKAQGFVTYDEVAAISAAYDEDDPEKGNELVEEIMGQGIEITEMPDLVAIEEDEPAEPAEAAAPEPEVEAEIPVPAGIALDDPVRMYLKEIGRVPLLGMAQEQDLAKKIERAEEERERARVTGQAADIQILETGDLAKRDLTEANLRLVVSIAKKYVGRGMLFLDLIQEGNLGLIRAVEKFDYKKGYKFSTYATWWIRQAITRALADQARTIRIPVHMVETINRLVKISRQLLQELGRDPSVEEIAREMGLTSDKVREVMKIAQEPISLETPIGEEEDSHLGDFIEDPDAVAPAEAASVTMLKQKMGDVLLNLTERERKVLVLRFGLEDGHQRTLEEVGQEFGVTRERIRQIEAKALRKLRHPSRGKALKDYWQTE